The Sagittula sp. P11 genome window below encodes:
- a CDS encoding MaoC family dehydratase, with amino-acid sequence MQKTNPGRFFEDYEVGQVIDHAVPRTVSGGERALYHALYPMRHALYSSDEFAKACGLAGGPLDDLAAFHIVFGKTVPDVSLNAVANLGYAEGRWLKPVWPGDTLRASSEVIGLKQNSNGRTGVVYVHSKGFNQRDECVMEYKRWVMLRKRDLDAPAPEAVLPDLKSVLDPADLVILEGLDFTKYDYTLAGEPHRLGDYEIGEKIDHVDGVTIEEAEHMMATRLWQNTSKVHFDVTARPDQRLIYGGHVISMARALSFNGLANAQMIVGLNGGAHANPCLAGNTVKAWSEVLDKAETSAPGVGAIRLRLVATKGGNPFELKGPDGKYLPDVLLDLDYWALMPV; translated from the coding sequence ATGCAGAAGACCAACCCCGGGCGCTTTTTCGAGGATTACGAGGTCGGGCAAGTCATCGACCACGCCGTGCCGCGGACCGTATCGGGCGGTGAGCGGGCGCTTTATCATGCGCTCTACCCCATGCGGCACGCGCTCTATTCCTCCGACGAGTTTGCGAAAGCCTGTGGTCTGGCCGGTGGTCCGCTCGATGATCTTGCGGCGTTCCACATCGTCTTCGGCAAGACGGTGCCGGATGTCTCGCTGAATGCCGTCGCGAACCTCGGCTATGCGGAAGGGCGGTGGCTGAAGCCGGTCTGGCCGGGCGACACGCTCCGCGCCTCGTCGGAAGTGATCGGTCTGAAGCAGAACTCCAATGGCCGGACCGGGGTGGTGTATGTGCATTCCAAAGGCTTCAACCAGCGCGACGAATGCGTGATGGAGTACAAGCGCTGGGTCATGCTGCGGAAGCGCGACCTCGATGCGCCCGCACCTGAGGCGGTTCTTCCGGATCTGAAATCCGTGCTGGATCCCGCGGACCTTGTGATCCTGGAAGGCCTTGATTTCACGAAATACGATTACACCCTGGCGGGCGAACCGCACCGGCTTGGCGATTACGAGATCGGTGAGAAGATCGACCACGTCGACGGCGTGACGATCGAGGAAGCCGAGCACATGATGGCGACACGGCTGTGGCAGAACACGTCCAAGGTGCACTTCGACGTGACGGCCCGCCCGGACCAGCGCCTGATCTACGGTGGCCACGTGATCTCCATGGCGCGGGCGCTATCGTTCAACGGGCTCGCCAATGCGCAGATGATCGTCGGACTGAACGGCGGCGCACATGCCAATCCCTGCCTTGCCGGGAACACGGTCAAGGCGTGGTCCGAAGTGCTGGACAAGGCCGAAACCTCGGCCCCGGGCGTCGGAGCGATCCGTCTGAGGCTGGTGGCGACCAAGGGCGGCAATCCGTTCGAGCTCAAGGGGCCCGACGGGAAATACCTTCCCGACGTTCTGCTCGATCTGGATTACTGGGCGTTGATGCCGGTCTGA
- a CDS encoding NnrU family protein, protein MLILILGVALWWAAHLFKRIAPGVREPMGDKGKGVVALALVVSILLMIFGYRMADGAFFWGRHPATVGINNLIMLFALYLTSPGPKKGALLYKMRHPMLTGFLLWTLAHLLVNGDVPSFVLFGGLGLWAIVEMIVINRAEPGWVAPAKGSIAKDAMFLAISLVLLVVIGYVHGLIGPPAFG, encoded by the coding sequence ATGCTTATACTGATTCTAGGTGTCGCGCTGTGGTGGGCTGCGCACCTCTTCAAACGCATCGCACCGGGTGTGCGCGAACCCATGGGCGACAAGGGCAAGGGCGTCGTCGCGCTGGCGCTGGTCGTGTCCATCCTGCTGATGATCTTCGGCTACCGTATGGCAGATGGCGCGTTCTTCTGGGGGCGTCACCCGGCGACGGTCGGGATCAACAACCTCATCATGCTTTTCGCGCTCTACCTGACTTCGCCGGGGCCGAAGAAAGGCGCGCTGCTCTACAAGATGCGCCATCCGATGCTCACGGGGTTCCTGCTCTGGACGCTGGCGCACCTTCTGGTGAACGGCGACGTGCCGTCCTTCGTGCTGTTCGGCGGTCTGGGCCTCTGGGCCATCGTCGAGATGATCGTCATCAACCGTGCCGAGCCCGGCTGGGTCGCCCCGGCCAAAGGCAGCATCGCGAAGGACGCCATGTTCCTGGCGATCTCTCTCGTGCTGCTCGTGGTGATCGGTTATGTCCACGGGCTGATCGGCCCACCTGCATTCGGGTAA
- the sdhC gene encoding succinate dehydrogenase, cytochrome b556 subunit, which yields MADVNRGNRPLSPFMIGQYYRPQMTSISSIMVRITGIASLGTAALLVLWLLCAATSPDAYAVVNGILTSFIGDILMLLASWAIWYHMLGRLRHVIWDLGYMVELEPSEMMGWIMFIGASVMAIFTAIVV from the coding sequence ATGGCCGACGTGAACCGGGGCAACCGCCCGCTATCGCCCTTCATGATCGGGCAGTACTACCGCCCGCAGATGACATCCATCTCGTCGATCATGGTGCGCATCACCGGCATCGCCTCGCTCGGTACTGCAGCTCTGCTGGTTCTCTGGCTGCTCTGCGCCGCCACCTCTCCGGATGCCTACGCCGTGGTGAACGGCATCCTGACCAGCTTCATCGGTGACATCCTCATGCTGCTGGCAAGCTGGGCCATCTGGTATCACATGCTCGGCCGCCTCCGTCACGTGATCTGGGACCTGGGCTACATGGTCGAGCTGGAGCCCTCCGAAATGATGGGCTGGATCATGTTCATCGGTGCCAGCGTCATGGCGATCTTTACCGCAATCGTGGTCTGA
- a CDS encoding sulfite exporter TauE/SafE family protein, translating to MELVSWTVIAFCLPAVIFAGISKGGFGSGVAFASSSILALVLPPHVAVGLMLPLLMMMDATSLWAYWKKWDWEVSKILLVGSIPGTILGALFWAWADPDAIRFLIGMVALLFVGWQAARAVGLIRLGMRFGPKTGVASGVVLGFTSFVSHAGGPAAAVYMLGQGMSKTSYQATTVLVFWAVNLFKSVFYAFMGIFTHETLMLDLILVPFAVLGTWFGIRAHHMLPERVFFGITYVALTLTGAKLIWDALT from the coding sequence GTGGAACTGGTCAGTTGGACCGTCATCGCTTTCTGCCTTCCCGCGGTCATTTTCGCAGGCATTTCCAAGGGCGGTTTCGGCTCCGGGGTCGCTTTCGCGAGCAGCTCGATTCTGGCGCTGGTGCTGCCGCCGCATGTGGCAGTGGGCCTTATGCTGCCGCTCCTGATGATGATGGATGCCACCAGCCTCTGGGCCTACTGGAAGAAGTGGGACTGGGAGGTTTCGAAGATCCTGCTGGTGGGCTCGATCCCGGGCACGATCCTTGGGGCGCTGTTCTGGGCTTGGGCCGACCCGGACGCCATCCGGTTCCTGATCGGCATGGTGGCGCTGTTGTTCGTCGGCTGGCAGGCGGCCCGGGCGGTGGGCCTGATCCGGCTGGGCATGCGTTTCGGTCCAAAGACCGGCGTCGCTTCGGGCGTCGTTTTGGGGTTCACCAGTTTTGTCAGCCATGCCGGGGGCCCGGCGGCTGCGGTCTACATGCTGGGGCAGGGGATGTCGAAGACGTCATACCAGGCCACGACCGTGCTGGTCTTCTGGGCCGTGAACCTCTTCAAGTCGGTCTTCTATGCCTTCATGGGCATCTTCACGCACGAGACGCTGATGCTGGACCTGATCCTCGTCCCCTTTGCCGTGCTCGGTACATGGTTCGGCATACGGGCCCATCATATGCTGCCAGAGCGCGTGTTCTTCGGGATCACCTATGTCGCGCTGACGCTGACGGGGGCAAAGCTGATCTGGGACGCGCTCACCTGA
- a CDS encoding DUF1737 domain-containing protein — MKLYRFLSEDDTSAFCHKVTAALNAGWELYGTPTYAFDAANGVMRCGQAVVKEVHGTYTPDIKLGEY; from the coding sequence ATGAAACTCTATCGCTTCTTGTCCGAGGACGACACCTCGGCCTTCTGTCACAAGGTCACGGCCGCGCTGAATGCCGGCTGGGAACTGTACGGCACTCCGACCTATGCCTTCGACGCGGCCAATGGCGTCATGCGCTGTGGCCAGGCGGTCGTGAAGGAGGTGCATGGCACCTACACCCCCGACATCAAGCTGGGGGAGTACTGA
- the sdhD gene encoding succinate dehydrogenase, hydrophobic membrane anchor protein: protein MQYLTDRKRAQGLGSGRTGTQFHKRMLVTSMALVVLVPLFVFSFGVGFGGSFEDVLAFFSRPFPAIITALMLVVGVIHFNGEVQEAIEDYVHGTTGKLLAVAVTAFSYVLIAAGLFALVKLAL from the coding sequence ATGCAATATCTCACGGATCGCAAACGCGCTCAGGGTCTCGGTTCTGGCCGCACCGGGACGCAGTTCCACAAGCGCATGCTGGTGACTTCCATGGCGCTGGTCGTGCTGGTGCCGCTCTTCGTCTTCAGCTTCGGCGTCGGTTTCGGCGGCAGCTTCGAGGACGTTCTGGCGTTCTTCTCCCGTCCGTTCCCCGCGATCATCACCGCCCTCATGCTGGTGGTCGGCGTGATCCACTTCAACGGCGAAGTGCAGGAAGCGATCGAGGACTATGTGCACGGCACCACCGGCAAGCTGCTGGCGGTTGCGGTGACGGCATTCTCCTACGTGCTGATCGCGGCGGGGCTGTTCGCGCTGGTCAAACTGGCGCTCTAA
- a CDS encoding CoA ester lyase — MDMATRPFRSVLYIPASKERALEKARSMPVDAIIFDLEDAVAPEEKPAARATLAEALKTSYGQRTRIVRINGLDTEWGLDDAKAAAAMDSDAILLPKVETTAQLDRLAEITDKPLWAMMETPMGMLNARDIGAHPRLQGMVMGTNDLAKELNARFRADRLPMITGLGLCVLAAKAFGKVIVDGVYNAFKDDEGLAAECAQGRDMGMDGKTLIHPAQVDITNAAFAPDEKEIDLARRQIEAYEEAKAQGQGVAVVDGKIVENLHVETAKKTLAKAEAIAALAG; from the coding sequence ATGGACATGGCGACCCGACCGTTTCGGTCCGTCCTCTACATTCCCGCCTCCAAGGAGCGCGCGCTCGAAAAGGCGCGTTCGATGCCGGTCGACGCGATCATCTTCGACCTCGAGGACGCCGTCGCGCCGGAAGAGAAGCCGGCCGCCCGCGCCACGCTCGCCGAGGCGCTGAAAACGTCCTACGGCCAGCGCACCCGGATCGTGCGCATCAACGGGCTCGACACCGAGTGGGGTCTGGACGACGCTAAAGCGGCGGCCGCGATGGACAGCGACGCGATCCTCCTGCCCAAGGTAGAGACGACCGCGCAACTCGACCGCCTCGCGGAGATTACCGACAAACCCCTCTGGGCTATGATGGAAACGCCCATGGGCATGCTGAATGCCAGGGACATTGGCGCTCATCCGCGGCTGCAGGGCATGGTCATGGGCACCAACGACCTTGCCAAGGAACTCAACGCGCGCTTCCGCGCCGACCGTCTGCCGATGATCACCGGGCTGGGGCTTTGCGTGCTGGCGGCGAAGGCCTTCGGAAAGGTCATCGTCGACGGCGTCTACAACGCCTTCAAGGACGACGAGGGACTGGCGGCCGAATGTGCGCAGGGCCGTGACATGGGCATGGACGGCAAGACGCTGATCCATCCCGCACAGGTCGACATCACCAATGCCGCCTTCGCGCCGGACGAGAAGGAGATCGACCTCGCCCGCCGCCAGATCGAAGCCTACGAAGAGGCCAAGGCGCAGGGGCAGGGCGTCGCGGTGGTCGACGGCAAGATCGTCGAGAACCTGCACGTCGAGACCGCGAAGAAGACCCTCGCAAAGGCGGAGGCCATTGCTGCGCTTGCAGGATAA